A portion of the Choristoneura fumiferana chromosome 6, NRCan_CFum_1, whole genome shotgun sequence genome contains these proteins:
- the LOC141429086 gene encoding uncharacterized protein, translated as MSKSFVHFTCCLMVVFTMCIDEGNGNWKKKYRENLQKDIAKFKEMAEKIEDEIEDFYDEYSDDWPKHEYFTDREEKALETADYSFNKNEVNDYGNNLNVSSTVIGNITNNLTRNEIPSTLRNTFSNGGAPKFDVIKEITSTEKANVVSSKWPKFEDILQDMGKKYDWKNDRWIKVKKKANQSSEENHLMSHERHKFSYKTVKLNRSKSRRNVVIAVTAVR; from the exons ATGTCGAAGAGCTTCGTTCACTTCACGTGTTGTCTGATGGTTGTGTTCACCATGTGTAtag ATGAAGGCAACGGAAACTGGAAGAAGAAATACAGAGAAAATCTTCAAAAAGATATAGCCAAATTCAAGGAAATGGCTG AAAAGATTGAAGACGAAATAGAAGATTTCTACGACGAATATTCAGACGATTGGCCGAAACACGAATACTTTACTGACAGAGAAGAAAAGGCGTTAGAAACAGCTGACTATAGTTTTAATAAGAACGAAGTAAATGACTATGGAAACAATTTAAATGTATCGAGCACGGTCATCGGGAATATAACAAATAACTTAACTAGGAACGAAATTCCATCCACGCTCAGAAATACTTTCTCAAACGGAGGAGCACCTAAATTTGACGTAATAAAAGAAATTACTTCCACTGAGAAAGCAAATGTAGTGAGCTCAAAGTGGCCCAAATTCGAAGATATTTTACAAGACATGGGAAAAAAATACGACTGGAAAAACGATAGATGGATCAAAGTGAAAAAGAAAGCGAACCAATCAAGTGAAGAAAATCATTTAATGTCTCATGAAAGGCACAAATTTAGCTATAAAACTGTGAAATTAAACAGAAGTAAAAGCAGACGGAACGTTGTGATAGCTGTCACAGCTGTGAGATAG
- the LOC141428647 gene encoding dynein intermediate chain 3, ciliary-like, with the protein MKMDDTYTYTKIRKNFGRQPMFCESPTQLLDSINPDEQIQKLYSLRNPVHTATQCSDPKSQHYVNTRSLTYDNTGVNHAEGGWAKDVQFWDEEATSRVRRRVERDDSYVEAVLGTAPTFDHYIKQNNAIDMYNMYFKDMCDQPPPEKSKLKVINVYRDPLNRQISCIGWTYEEDSKLIVAYCNRSYPVTGPVNLNNTCYIWDLENPTAPLGEFDPPNACWQIICSPIVPQLLVGGLDDGRVCLFDTRSSTQPVTLSPAHLAHRDPVTSLVYINSRLMTEFFSGSMDGKCMWWDIRNLTYPTDELLMCVRVPPGKSRSLAYSEGVSSMHFDKAFPTRFLCGTDTGYLINVNRKGKTPQEIMAGLFKAHYGPVKAVERSPTLSKMFITCGDFTVHIWSDDIHQSPMVTGISHRYQINDVCWSPQRVSSYMSISVDGKFRVWDFLRKYRAPVAVLPVARCPLLKLKVHDEGRFVAIGDMKGGLHMLSLSENLFLSGDRDKPLMAQLFDRETRREHLLENRIKEIKLKTQQGVTGPMREDVVDEEAIVKVAEDDYMKAVVAEMRRCTPEAAPDADIFKIPKIPKPKHHR; encoded by the coding sequence ATGAAAATGGACGACACGTATACATACACAAAAATAAGGAAAAACTTTGGTCGACAACCGATGTTTTGTGAAAGTCCAACTCAATTATTGGATTCTATAAATCCCGATGAACAAATTCAGAAACTTTATAGTCTTCGCAACCCAGTTCATACGGCGACACAATGTTCCGATCCCAAGTCTCAGCATTATGTTAATACAAGAAGTTTAACTTACGATAACACAGGCGTCAATCACGCAGAAGGTGGGTGGGCGAAAGATGTACAGTTTTGGGACGAAGAAGCGACAAGTCGGGTTCGTCGACGAGTCGAGCGAGATGATAGTTACGTCGAAGCTGTCTTAGGTACAGCCCCAACATTTGATCATTATATAAAGCAAAACAATGCCATAGATATGTATAACATGTATTTTAAGGACATGTGCGATCAACCACCTCCAGAAAAATCGAAATTAAAGGTGATCAATGTTTATAGAGATCCTTTAAATCGCCAAATATCATGTATCGGGTGGACTTATGAAGAGGATAGCAAGCTAATTGTGGCATATTGTAATAGATCGTATCCTGTTACTGGGCCCGTCAATTTGAACAACACATGTTACATTTGGGATTTAGAGAATCCTACAGCACCATTGGGTGAATTTGATCCTCCCAATGCTTGCTGGCAAATTATTTGTTCTCCTATTGTACCACAACTTTTGGTGGGTGGGTTGGATGACGGaagagtttgtttgtttgatacaCGATCCAGCACCCAACCTGTTACATTAAGTCCAGCACATTTGGCTCACAGAGATCCAGTTACGTCCCTGGTGTACATAAATTCTCGGCTCATGACAGAGTTTTTCAGTGGATCGATGGATGGCAAATGCATGTGGTGGGATATTCGTAACCTTACTTATCCAACAGATGAATTGCTTATGTGTGTTCGAGTTCCTCCCGGGAAATCAAGAAGTTTAGCTTATTCAGAAGGAGTGTCTTCAATGCACTTTGATAAAGCCTTTCCCACTAGATTTTTGTGTGGTACTGACACAGgatatttaattaatgtcaACCGAAAAGGAAAAACACCACAAGAGATAATGGCTGGTCTCTTCAAAGCACATTACGGTCCTGTGAAAGCTGTGGAAAGAAGTCCCACTTtatcaaaaatgtttattactTGTGGTGATTTTACTGTGCATATCTGGAGCGATGACATCCACCAATCCCCTATGGTTACTGGAATTAGCCATCGCTATCAAATCAATGATGTATGTTGGTCACCGCAAAGAGTTTCAAGTTATATGAGCATCTCGGTTGATGGGAAGTTTCGTGTTTGGGATTTTTTACGTAAATACAGAGCTCCTGTAGCAGTGTTGCCTGTTGCTCGTTGCCCATTATTAAAACTAAAGGTACATGATGAAGGTCGCTTTGTCGCTATAGGCGATATGAAAGGAGGATTACACATGCTTTCTTTGTCTGAAAATTTGTTTCTTTCTGGTGATCGTGATAAACCATTGATGGCACAACTCTTCGATCGTGAAACTCGTCGTGAGCATCTCTTAGAAAACCGAATTAAagaaattaaacttaaaactcAACAAGGGGTTACAGGGCCTATGAGAGAAGATGTAGTTGATGAAGAAGCAATTGTAAAAGTAGCTGAGGATGACTACATGAAAGCCGTTGTTGCTGAAATGCGTCGCTGTACGCCTGAGGCTGCACCAGACGCTGATATATTTAAGATCCCTAAGATCCCAAAACCTAAACATCATCGATAA